The following are encoded in a window of Streptomyces sp. Go-475 genomic DNA:
- a CDS encoding C40 family peptidase: protein MASHRRPKQPSRARVTVLTTAAAAAVAFSSQAANAAPSEKPSKDEVKAKVDKLYEEAEQATEKFNGAKEKQEKLQKEISTIQDNVARGQEELNELRDSLGLAAASQYRTGSIDPSVQLFLSSNPDDYLDKASTLDQLSSQQVEALKKVQEKQRELAQERAEASEKLKDLASTRAELGKKKKEVQGKLASAQKLLNSLTAAEKAELAAEQNRASRASEREALSADVPPGSGRAAAAFAFAQSQLGKPYVYGATGMSSYDCSGLTSRAYAAAGVQIPRTSEQQAQIGTKIYSVSQLKVGDLVFFFNDLHHVALYAGNNTVIHAPRTGTVVRYESMDTIGGPFMFGVRV, encoded by the coding sequence GTGGCGTCCCACCGTCGTCCCAAGCAGCCGAGCCGCGCACGTGTGACCGTGCTGACCACCGCCGCCGCCGCTGCCGTCGCCTTCAGCTCGCAGGCCGCCAACGCCGCCCCCAGCGAGAAGCCGAGCAAGGACGAGGTCAAGGCCAAGGTCGACAAGCTCTACGAGGAGGCCGAGCAGGCCACCGAGAAGTTCAACGGCGCCAAGGAGAAGCAGGAGAAGCTCCAGAAGGAGATCTCCACCATCCAGGACAACGTCGCCCGCGGCCAGGAGGAGCTCAACGAGCTGCGCGACAGCCTCGGTCTCGCCGCCGCCTCGCAGTACCGCACCGGCAGCATCGACCCCTCCGTCCAGCTCTTCCTCTCCTCCAACCCGGACGACTACCTCGACAAGGCCTCCACGCTCGACCAGCTGAGCAGCCAGCAGGTCGAGGCGCTGAAGAAGGTCCAGGAGAAGCAGCGCGAACTCGCCCAGGAGCGCGCCGAGGCCTCCGAGAAGCTCAAGGACCTCGCCTCCACCCGCGCCGAACTCGGCAAGAAGAAGAAGGAAGTCCAGGGCAAGCTCGCCTCCGCGCAGAAGCTGCTCAACAGCCTCACCGCCGCCGAGAAGGCGGAACTCGCCGCCGAGCAGAACCGCGCCAGCCGGGCCAGCGAGCGCGAGGCCCTCAGCGCCGACGTCCCGCCCGGCTCCGGCCGCGCCGCCGCCGCCTTCGCCTTCGCCCAGAGCCAGCTCGGCAAGCCGTACGTCTACGGCGCCACCGGCATGAGTTCCTACGACTGCTCCGGCCTGACCTCCCGGGCCTACGCGGCGGCCGGCGTGCAGATCCCGCGCACCTCCGAGCAGCAGGCCCAGATCGGCACGAAGATCTACTCGGTCAGCCAGCTCAAGGTCGGCGACCTCGTCTTCTTCTTCAACGACCTGCACCACGTCGCCCTCTACGCCGGCAACAACACGGTCATCCACGCCCCGCGCACCGGCACGGTCGTCCGCTACGAGTCGATGGACACCATCGGCGGCCCCTTCATGTTCGGCGTCCGGGTCTGA
- a CDS encoding C40 family peptidase, translating to MGSQHRLAPSGFDRGASVAVGFLSVAAAALGAVPAGAAPYDDTRAKVDRLYAQAEKATEAYNEADERADELRAEVGTARDRIARQQQRINSMRDSLGSLAGAQYRSGGIDPSLALLFSEDPDDYLDKASRLDRVTAHQAGELKDLQDAMRELAQEREEATGKLRELEQSRKAVAAHKKTVEQKLAAARRLLDSLPDDERDAYDRASRSGRTGMPDLGSATAASGRGAAAVAAARSALGRPYVWGANGPTGFDCSGLMQWSYAQAGVSLPRTSQAQRFAGRQVPLSEARPGDLVVYRSDASHVGMYMGNGQVIHAPYPGAPVRYDPVGMMPVSSVTRV from the coding sequence GTGGGGTCCCAACACCGCCTTGCACCGTCCGGGTTCGACCGCGGCGCCAGTGTCGCGGTCGGCTTCCTGTCCGTCGCGGCCGCCGCCCTGGGCGCGGTACCGGCCGGCGCCGCACCGTACGACGACACCCGGGCCAAGGTGGACCGGCTCTACGCGCAGGCCGAGAAGGCGACCGAGGCGTACAACGAGGCCGACGAGCGCGCCGACGAGCTGCGCGCCGAGGTCGGCACCGCCCGGGACCGGATCGCCCGGCAGCAGCAGCGCATCAACTCCATGCGGGACTCGCTCGGTTCGCTCGCCGGCGCCCAGTACCGCTCGGGCGGCATCGACCCCTCCCTCGCCCTGCTGTTCTCCGAGGACCCGGACGACTACCTCGACAAGGCCTCCCGGCTGGACCGCGTCACCGCCCACCAGGCCGGCGAGCTGAAGGACCTCCAGGACGCCATGCGCGAACTCGCCCAGGAGCGCGAGGAAGCCACCGGCAAGCTGCGCGAACTGGAACAGAGCCGCAAGGCCGTCGCCGCCCACAAGAAGACCGTCGAGCAGAAGCTCGCCGCGGCCCGGCGGCTGCTCGACTCCCTGCCGGACGACGAGCGCGACGCCTATGACCGCGCCTCCCGCTCCGGCCGCACCGGCATGCCCGACCTCGGGAGCGCCACCGCCGCCTCGGGACGCGGGGCCGCCGCCGTGGCCGCCGCCCGCAGCGCGCTCGGCAGGCCCTACGTCTGGGGCGCCAACGGGCCCACCGGCTTCGACTGTTCCGGCCTGATGCAGTGGTCGTACGCACAGGCCGGGGTCTCCCTGCCGCGCACCTCGCAGGCCCAGCGGTTCGCCGGCCGGCAGGTCCCGCTCTCCGAGGCGCGCCCCGGTGACCTGGTGGTCTACCGGTCCGACGCCAGCCACGTCGGGATGTACATGGGCAACGGGCAGGTCATCCACGCGCCCTACCCCGGCGCGCCCGTGCGCTACGACCCGGTCGGGATGATGCCCGTCTCCTCGGTCACCAGGGTCTGA